Below is a window of bacterium DNA.
ATCGGCTTGTCCTCGCCGAGTTGCGAGGCGTAGGCGACCGGATGCCAGTAGTCGAACAGTGCCTGGTAGAGGCGCTCCTCGGCGGAGTGGTCGAAGCGTATCTCGTCCTCGGTCACGCTGTACTGGTCGGCAACGGTCATATCGTCCTCCGATTTCCCGCCCTCGGATGCCCGGCCCGGCCGAGTCTACGAACCTCAGGCACAGGACGTCACCGGTGGTGCGGTGTTCCTGAGGTTTAGGGCGTCATGGGTGGTGTTCTGTGCCTCAGGTTGGTGGATCGCAGCTTTCTTGAGGCTGAGGGCGTCACCGGTGGTGCGGTGTTCCTGAGGTTTAGGGCGTCATGTCGGGCTCGAGGGGCCATATGCGAACTTGGGTTGGTTACCCTCGGGCGGCCGGTGCCTCCACCGGCGCCCCGGCAGACAGCCCTGGAGACCTTCGATGCCTACCGCTGCGGACTCTCGTAAGACCAAGCGCTATCTCGTCATGCCCCGGGGTATCAACGTAGGGACCGGGAATCGGGTACAGATGGCGGGGCTCAGGTCGAAGTTGACCGAGGCGGGCTTTTCCGACGTGGCGACCGTTCTAGCGAGCGGGAACGTGATCGTTTCCGCCGGATCGGATCGACCCGACGAGGTCGCCGGCGTGGTGCGGCGGTTGCTCTCCGACGCGTTCGATGTCGATGTTCCCTGTATGGCGCGAACGGCGGGCCAGGTTCGGCGGGTGCTCGATCGCATTCCCTTGCGGGAGGTCGTCTCCAACCCGTCGCGCTACCTCGTGATCTTCCTGTCCGAGGAGCCCGATCCCGCGTTGGTAGGTGCGCTGCTGGAGGAGGACCACAGCCCTGAGGCCATCGCGATCGAAGGCACGGAGGCATACGTCTGGTCCCCGGATGGCGTTGCGGCTATGACCCTCTCGTATGCCTACCTCGAGAGGCGGTTGGACGTAGTGGCTACGGCACGCAACTGGAACACCATCAACAAGATCGTCGCCAAGCTCTGACTGCTTGGCAGATGGGCTGGAGGTTCCCCAACCTTCGAGTACGCCGCCGGGTCCCCCGTCTCCGCTCCTCCTCCCGGGCAAACGGGTAACGGTCGGGCGATCCGCGTGGCCTCTCCCTGGCTTCGGGAAACCCCGGTCTACGATCATCGACCAGGACCCGGCACGGGCTCGACGGTAGGGAGGTTCATGGCGGATCCGGTGCCACCGCAGCGTTGTGACCTGCTTCTCGAGGGCGGGACCCTGGTGACCCTCGATCCGGCCCGGCCCGTGATCGAGACGGGGTACGTGGCGATCTCGGGCGAGCGGATCGTGGGAGTCGGGGAATCGGGCGGATCTCCCGAGTACCGGGCCGATCGGGTGATCTCGTGCCGTGGCCGGTTGGTGATGCCGGGCCTGGTCGACTGCCACAACCACCTCTTCCAGTCGCTGGGACGCAGCCTGGGCGAGGGCCTGCCCGGCTGGGATTGGCTGAGCAGGTTCATGTGGCCGTACGCATCCGCGATCACGCCGGAGGAGACCGTGTCGGCGGTATACCTGGCGGCGGTGGAGGCCGCCCTGGCCGGTACCACCGCGCTGTTGGACCATCACTACGGCCGCACCGACTACGAGACCACCCTGGCGGTGGCGGCCGCCCTGGAGGATGTTGGCCTGAGAGGGGTGGTGGCGCGCGGCGTCACCGGCGGCTACACGGCGCTGGCCGAGCGTCAGGGCCTGCCCCGGGAGGCCTTCACGGGCAGCGACCGGGAGGAACTCGACACCACCGCGGCCTGTATCGAGGCCCGCCCTCCCGGGTCCCGGGTGGCTATATGGCCCGGCCCGATCAACACCGTCTACACCGGCCAGGACCTGCTGGCCGCCGCGGTAGAGACGGCCCGCCGGTACGGGACCGGTTGGCACACCCATCTCAGCGCTCCCAGGAGCGACCCCGATGTCTACCGGGAGGCATACGGGGTCCGTCCGGCCATCTGGCTCCACAGCCAGGGTCTGCTTGGCCCGGATGCCGTGCTGGCCCACGCCACCTGGCTCGATGACGGTGAGATCGAGGCCATCGGCTCGACCGGTACCGCGGTGGTGCACTGCCCGATGTCCAACCAGTACGTTCCCTACGGGGTGATGCCCATGCGCCAACTCCTCGACGCCGGCGCCACCGTGGGGATGGGCACCGACGGCTCCACCTGCGGCCATCGCCAGGACCTCTTCGAGAACATGAAGATGCTGGTGCTCATGCACCGGCTGGCGGAGCTCGAACCCACCGCCTCGTCAGCCGCCGAGGCACTGCGCATCGCCACCGTAGGCGGGGCAACGGCTTTGGGCATCGATGCGGGGCGGCTGATTCCCGGGGCGCTCGGCGATGTGATCGTGCTGGACGCCACCCGACCCCACCTCACCCCGGCCCACGACCCCCGCTCCGCCCTGGTCTATGCCGCCCGGGGCAGCGACGTGACCACGAGCATCGTGGGCGGCGAGGTCATCGTGGAGGACGGCCGCTGCACCCGGGTGGACCAGGACGAGGTCATAGCGGAAGCCCGGGCGAGGGCGGCGGAGCTGATCGGACGGATCGGCCTGGCCTAACCCCTCTCGGCAGGATACGCCTGGCTGCCAGGCGAACCTGAGGTTCAGGACGTCATATGTGAGCGCCCTCTGCCTCAAGAACACCATAGATCGAGCATCGGCAGCGAACCTGAGGTCCAGGACGTCATATGTGACGCCCTCTGCCTCAAGAACCGCAGACGGCCCAAGTCGCGAAAATCCGGTGCTCCGCACCGGGCCCACCCCCGCCGCCACCTGTCCGATTGGGCGTGTGGATCGGCCATGCCCGGCCGGGTGCCGGGAATCGGCGGTCGCTCCACTGAGCCTTGTATGTTCCCTGGGCCGGCCGTTCCGATCGGTCTCACATCATCGGCCGGCACTTGGTGCTTGGCGTTGGGCAACGTATCTCGAAGCTAGGACAGTTTCAAGGCTGTTCTGCGAGAACGCGAAAAATAGCTCGGGTCGAAGCTACCGCTAGGCGGACCACACCCTCTTGAAAAGGTCTATCCAGTTGTGGCCCATGATGCCGGCGATGGCGCCGGACGGGTAGCCCCGCCGGGCCATCTCCTCGCGGATGCCGGGAATCTTGGTGGGCGAGTCAAGATCGATGAGGCGGGGGTCGGCGCCCATCGGGTAATCCTCGACGGTCCACGCTCCGGACGCGATCATGCGCTCGACCATCTCCATACCCGACTCGCAGAAGTCCAGCCCCAGCCCCACCTGATCGGGTCCGATCATGTCCACCAGGTAGTCGATGTGGTCCACCAGGTCCGATACCGTGGCGCCCTTCCCGCCGGGTTTCACGAAGGCCGGGAAGGTGACCACCCCGACCAGGCCGCCGAGGTCCGCTACCGCCCTGATCTGCTCGTCGTCGATGTTGCGGCGATGGGGGTTTATCGCGGCCGGGTTGGAGTGGGAGAACACCGGCGGCGCCGAGGTGGCGCGCATGGCGTCCATGGTGGTGCGCCGCCCGGTGTGGGAGAGGTCCACCACGATCCCGAGCCGGTTCATCTCCCGTATCGCCTCCCGCCCGAACGCCGTGAGCGGGCCGTCCTCGCGGCTCAGGCATCCGTCGCCCAGCGGGTTGGCGAAGTTGTAGCAGAGCTGGACCATGCGGAGCCCCAGGCGGTGGAAGGCCTCGTAGTTGGAGAGGTCCTCGCCGAGGGGGACGCCGTTCTGGAAGTGGATGATCACTCCCAGCTTGCCGGGATCGGGGAACCGGTCGAAGTGGGAGGGTTCGGTGACCCCCACCAGCCGGTCGTCCCGCTCCATCCAGCGGGCCCACTGCTCGAGTAGCCGCAGCGTCTCCGAAGGGGTCTCCCAGTTGGCCACGGTCGGCGCCCCTATGTCGACCCCGCCCTCGATGTAGAGGCCCCACGACTCGGGGTCGGTCATCAGTGGGCAGACCGCGTCCACAACCGTCATGAATGTCCACCTGTCGAGATTGCGGGTACCGGGCCTGAGGAAGGCCCTTCTGAGCGCGGGATTGTACCGAAAGGGAAGTACGCGGCTGTGTGATGCTAGTGGTTGTTATCCGGTTCGCCTGGTAGCTGATGTCCGATCGTTGGAATCGAGCGGGCAAGTGGGTTATCCCAGGCTCAGATCCACCCATTGAGTCGATGGTGGGCTTGGTGCGGGTTGCGTCAGTCGGATAGGTCGGCGAGTTCCTCTTGAGGCTGCCCAAAAAACGACCCTGCTGTGGCGTTGATCCCAGCACACACAGTCCGTCACGCTGAATTGGTGGCTGCCATAAGCTCGGCACAGTGGGGCCATGCTGCAGAGGTACAACTGGGAGACGCGGCAGGTCGCACACTCGGTGTGAACACAAGACTGCGGGCCAAGATATTCCTCGGTTTTCCCGACGTATCCGAAGGTCTCTGGGTTAAATTGAGCTATTCGCCCATGCGAGTTTGGGCCAAAAGTGGAGGCTCCTCAGCTCCTCCGAACCCGGGCGGGCCTGTGGAGACTTACCCTGGAGGAGGGTCGACCCGATGCGGACTCGAGAACACGCAAATCGTAGCTACTCATATCGGAGGCGGCTCGCAATCTGGTTTGGAGTTCTCGCGCTCGTCGCCGCGGCTTGTGGCGGCGCCGAGGAGGATACTGCGGCTCCAACGACTGCGGCTCCAACGACTGCGGCTCCGACAACTGCGGCTCCGACAACTGCGGCTCCAGCCACCGATGGGGCCACGGAAACTACCCAAGCTGTAGCCACGACGGCAGCGCCAGCGGTCGCCGCCGAGTCGTGCCTCCAACCCGGATCCGAGGTCACCATCATCAACCAGACCAACGTCCGGAATACGGTCAACCCTCTTCTCGCCATCGACACCACCGGATACTGGAGGACCGATCTGATCTTCGATCTCCTGATCGATGTGGATCCGGATACCGCCGAAATCGTTCCGGAGTTGGCTCGTTCGTGGGACATCTCGGACGATAACTTGACATACACCTTCCACCTTCAGGAAGGGGTCGTATTCCACGACGGCGCGCCGGTGACCGCCGCGGACGTGGAGTTCACGATCGAGAGCATCCTGGCGCCTGGATTCCTGGGCCAATGGCGGCCGAGGCTCGCCAATATCGTCGGATCCGACGCATTCACGGACGGCTCAGCCGACAAGGTCGCGGGTGTTGAGGTCCATGACGACTACACGATTTCGATCACGCTGGCGAAGCCTGACGCCTCGTTCATGGCGATCTCCGTCAGAGAGGTACTGAAGGTCCTCCCGAAGCACTTGCTGGAAGGGGAAGGTCCCATCGGGGCGGATCACCCGTTCTCGCTGCATCCGATAGGCAGTGGTCCCTATGAGTTCGTCCAGTGGACGGAGGAGAAAACGACCTTCAAGGCGTTCGATGGCTACTGGCAACCGAATCGTGGCTGTATCGAAACTGTGCACCACGGGGGGATCCAGGATGTCAACACCATGCTGGTGGCGATGGAAACGCAACAGGCTCATGCCATGGACCGGACTCCACCTGGCGACATAGATCGCATGGTCGCCTTGCCACACATCGACGTCGCTACCTATGACAAGGCACAGCTCGACGGTCTCGTGTTCAATGTTGAGAGCCATGAGGCTCTAGCCAATCCGGACGTTCGGCGGGCCATTGCGATGGCCATCGACAAGGAATCCTTTGTCACGAACTTCTTGGGCCAGTATGCGACCGTACGGAACAGCTTCCTGATCAGCAACTCCTGGGCATTCGACGCGGCCGTTGAGATGCCGCCTTACGATCCCGATGCTGCGGCGGCATTGCTTGCCCAAGCGGGCTACCCCGGCGGGGAAGGTATTGAGCTGACCTTCTTCTACAACGATGGGAACAGCAATCGTGAAGGGCTGGCGATCTATGCGCAGGCAGAACTCGCCAAGCTCGGCATCGATGTCACCATCGAAACGGCCAAGTGGCCGCAGTTCATCGAAGCCGTGCGGAACGGCGAGTTCAATGTCGCCGTGATGTCTCTCCATTCCGGCTTCCCGGATCCGGCGATCATTGGACAGACGTATGGCACGGGCGAACCCGAGAACCATATGAAT
It encodes the following:
- a CDS encoding DUF1697 domain-containing protein produces the protein MPTAADSRKTKRYLVMPRGINVGTGNRVQMAGLRSKLTEAGFSDVATVLASGNVIVSAGSDRPDEVAGVVRRLLSDAFDVDVPCMARTAGQVRRVLDRIPLREVVSNPSRYLVIFLSEEPDPALVGALLEEDHSPEAIAIEGTEAYVWSPDGVAAMTLSYAYLERRLDVVATARNWNTINKIVAKL
- a CDS encoding amidohydrolase, translating into MADPVPPQRCDLLLEGGTLVTLDPARPVIETGYVAISGERIVGVGESGGSPEYRADRVISCRGRLVMPGLVDCHNHLFQSLGRSLGEGLPGWDWLSRFMWPYASAITPEETVSAVYLAAVEAALAGTTALLDHHYGRTDYETTLAVAAALEDVGLRGVVARGVTGGYTALAERQGLPREAFTGSDREELDTTAACIEARPPGSRVAIWPGPINTVYTGQDLLAAAVETARRYGTGWHTHLSAPRSDPDVYREAYGVRPAIWLHSQGLLGPDAVLAHATWLDDGEIEAIGSTGTAVVHCPMSNQYVPYGVMPMRQLLDAGATVGMGTDGSTCGHRQDLFENMKMLVLMHRLAELEPTASSAAEALRIATVGGATALGIDAGRLIPGALGDVIVLDATRPHLTPAHDPRSALVYAARGSDVTTSIVGGEVIVEDGRCTRVDQDEVIAEARARAAELIGRIGLA
- a CDS encoding dipeptidase, which codes for MTVVDAVCPLMTDPESWGLYIEGGVDIGAPTVANWETPSETLRLLEQWARWMERDDRLVGVTEPSHFDRFPDPGKLGVIIHFQNGVPLGEDLSNYEAFHRLGLRMVQLCYNFANPLGDGCLSREDGPLTAFGREAIREMNRLGIVVDLSHTGRRTTMDAMRATSAPPVFSHSNPAAINPHRRNIDDEQIRAVADLGGLVGVVTFPAFVKPGGKGATVSDLVDHIDYLVDMIGPDQVGLGLDFCESGMEMVERMIASGAWTVEDYPMGADPRLIDLDSPTKIPGIREEMARRGYPSGAIAGIMGHNWIDLFKRVWSA
- a CDS encoding ABC transporter substrate-binding protein encodes the protein MRTREHANRSYSYRRRLAIWFGVLALVAAACGGAEEDTAAPTTAAPTTAAPTTAAPTTAAPATDGATETTQAVATTAAPAVAAESCLQPGSEVTIINQTNVRNTVNPLLAIDTTGYWRTDLIFDLLIDVDPDTAEIVPELARSWDISDDNLTYTFHLQEGVVFHDGAPVTAADVEFTIESILAPGFLGQWRPRLANIVGSDAFTDGSADKVAGVEVHDDYTISITLAKPDASFMAISVREVLKVLPKHLLEGEGPIGADHPFSLHPIGSGPYEFVQWTEEKTTFKAFDGYWQPNRGCIETVHHGGIQDVNTMLVAMETQQAHAMDRTPPGDIDRMVALPHIDVATYDKAQLDGLVFNVESHEALANPDVRRAIAMAIDKESFVTNFLGQYATVRNSFLISNSWAFDAAVEMPPYDPDAAAALLAQAGYPGGEGIELTFFYNDGNSNREGLAIYAQAELAKLGIDVTIETAKWPQFIEAVRNGEFNVAVMSLHSGFPDPAIIGQTYGTGEPENHMNYSNSAVDEALTAALLTTDIDERKAHYSIIQENLAADTPFVPVFSPPGTVLYNSDLLTDVFPSNNRMYWDVRQWKVNE